A genomic region of Persephonella marina EX-H1 contains the following coding sequences:
- the flhA gene encoding flagellar biosynthesis protein FlhA — protein sequence MGETLNAFFNKVNQYSDAIVVILIIIILSSMVLPVPPFLLDILLTGSITFSIVLLMSTLYVKSPLQLSSFPSLLLIATLFRLSLNVATTRRILLHGHEGPDAAGHVIQAFGQFVVGGNYIVGFIVFLILVTINYIVITKGTERISEVAARFTLDALPGKQMSIDADLNAGLIDEKEAQRRRQELAKESDFYGAMDGASKFIRGDAIAGIIITIVNILGGLAIGILQHGMDVQTALVNFTLLTVGDGLVSQIPSLITSTAAGLMVTRAVSEENLGKEVFTQLTTFPKALYMASGFIFLMGIVPGMPFLPFMLLSALLGLTAYMISSLIKEREKKEAEEKAKELLSAPEKEEKPEELIPQPETITFEIGYALIPYVDESQNGEVVKRIRSLRKQLSKELGLIIPLIHIKDNLELKPGEYRILIRDIEVAKGEIIPDKLLAIDTGSTKGKIEGVKTKEPAFGLDAYWIDEEQKDKAKMLGYTVVDIPTVIVTHLSEILKKYAHEILGRNETKELVDNLSSKYPIVKDIVPEQVPLNILHRVLQNLLREGIPIKDLLTIIETLSDNIIKTNDPEILTEFVRQSLSRMISSIYAKNGEIFAVTLGPSTERFILDKVKENEGALPPFDPTFVQKLIGELSKHMEQFVLNQATPVLLTSPAVRRYVRKIIEPYIPNFAVLSYNEIDPKIKLNVLGMVEVHGD from the coding sequence ATGGGTGAGACCTTAAATGCCTTCTTCAATAAAGTAAACCAGTATTCTGACGCTATCGTTGTTATTCTTATAATAATAATACTCTCATCAATGGTTCTCCCTGTTCCACCATTCCTTCTTGATATACTTCTTACAGGGAGTATCACATTTTCTATCGTTCTTTTAATGTCAACACTTTATGTTAAAAGCCCTCTTCAGCTTTCATCATTCCCATCACTTCTGCTTATAGCAACACTTTTCAGACTATCACTTAACGTTGCAACAACGAGGAGAATTCTACTTCACGGACATGAAGGTCCTGATGCTGCCGGTCATGTTATACAGGCTTTCGGACAGTTTGTTGTTGGAGGGAATTATATTGTAGGTTTTATCGTATTTCTTATACTTGTGACGATAAACTATATCGTCATAACAAAAGGTACAGAAAGGATCTCTGAGGTTGCTGCAAGATTCACACTTGATGCATTACCAGGTAAACAGATGAGCATAGATGCTGATCTTAACGCAGGTCTCATAGATGAGAAGGAAGCCCAGAGGAGAAGACAGGAGCTTGCGAAAGAGTCTGACTTTTACGGAGCAATGGACGGTGCGAGTAAGTTTATAAGAGGGGATGCTATAGCAGGGATAATAATAACAATAGTAAATATATTAGGTGGTCTCGCTATAGGGATTCTCCAGCATGGGATGGACGTTCAGACAGCCCTTGTAAACTTCACACTTCTTACTGTAGGTGATGGTCTTGTAAGTCAGATACCATCTCTGATAACATCCACAGCGGCAGGTCTAATGGTAACGAGAGCTGTATCTGAGGAGAATCTCGGTAAGGAGGTTTTTACACAGCTAACCACATTCCCCAAAGCTCTATACATGGCGTCAGGTTTTATATTCCTGATGGGTATCGTTCCGGGAATGCCCTTTCTCCCGTTTATGCTTCTATCAGCACTACTTGGACTTACAGCATACATGATATCAAGCCTTATAAAAGAGAGGGAGAAAAAAGAGGCTGAAGAGAAGGCTAAAGAGCTTCTCTCTGCACCTGAGAAGGAGGAAAAACCTGAAGAGCTTATACCACAGCCCGAAACAATAACATTTGAGATAGGTTATGCCCTCATTCCATACGTTGATGAATCACAGAACGGTGAGGTTGTTAAAAGGATAAGATCTCTGAGAAAACAGCTCTCAAAGGAGCTTGGTCTTATAATCCCATTAATTCATATAAAGGATAATCTGGAGCTCAAACCTGGAGAGTACAGAATTCTCATAAGGGATATAGAGGTAGCTAAAGGTGAGATAATACCTGACAAATTACTGGCTATAGATACAGGATCAACAAAAGGTAAGATAGAAGGTGTTAAAACAAAAGAGCCAGCATTTGGTCTTGATGCTTACTGGATTGATGAGGAACAGAAAGATAAGGCAAAGATGCTCGGTTACACAGTTGTTGATATTCCTACAGTGATAGTGACTCACCTCTCTGAGATACTCAAAAAATACGCACATGAGATACTTGGAAGAAACGAGACAAAAGAGCTTGTTGACAACCTATCCAGCAAATACCCCATTGTTAAGGATATTGTTCCTGAGCAGGTCCCACTTAACATACTTCACAGGGTTTTACAGAACCTTCTGAGAGAGGGAATACCTATTAAAGACCTTCTGACTATCATTGAGACACTTTCTGACAACATAATAAAAACAAACGATCCAGAGATACTTACAGAGTTTGTGAGACAGTCATTATCAAGGATGATATCATCAATATATGCAAAGAATGGTGAGATCTTTGCAGTTACACTTGGACCATCAACGGAAAGGTTTATACTTGATAAGGTTAAGGAGAATGAAGGTGCACTTCCACCTTTTGATCCAACATTCGTTCAGAAGCTTATAGGCGAACTCTCAAAGCATATGGAACAGTTCGTTTTAAATCAGGCGACACCTGTTCTTCTGACATCACCTGCTGTTAGAAGGTATGTGAGAAAGATCATAGAGCCTTACATACCAAACTTTGCCGTTTTATCTTATAATGAGATTGATCCGAAAATTAAACTAAACGTTCTTGGAATGGTAGAAGTCCATGGAGATTAA
- the fliG gene encoding flagellar motor switch protein FliG — MPQDKKEKDLKGTEKAAILLSLLPEEATVNIFKHLKEHEIEKIVKQILSIETPSKEVAKSILEEAYELLREATPLKIAPDNLKKILERALPPDKLEKLLAETLTVEEGKAIFRELEKMDPKFVASIIQNEHPQVIALILSQLNPVKAADIIQYLPKRVGVTNIQEEVIKRIAAIEKISSDMIKVVADTIEEELLTVGAGKEETLSGVDIAAEIVNVLPKELGQEILDEIRKENPTLAETIEEKMFKFEDIVKLDNRAIIEILKVVDKNDLLVALKGAPQEIMDKFLSNMSKRAAQMFMEDMEVLGPIKKSEVEKARKKIIATIKGLIEKGVIEYGAGEELI, encoded by the coding sequence TTGCCACAGGATAAAAAGGAAAAAGATCTTAAAGGTACGGAAAAGGCAGCAATTCTTCTCTCTCTTCTACCTGAAGAAGCAACGGTAAATATATTCAAACACCTGAAAGAACACGAGATAGAAAAGATAGTCAAACAGATACTCAGCATAGAGACACCATCAAAAGAGGTCGCAAAATCCATCCTTGAAGAAGCCTATGAGCTTTTAAGGGAGGCAACTCCCCTAAAGATAGCACCCGATAACCTCAAGAAGATACTTGAAAGGGCCTTACCCCCTGATAAACTTGAAAAACTACTCGCAGAAACACTTACCGTTGAGGAAGGGAAGGCTATATTCAGGGAACTTGAGAAGATGGACCCTAAATTTGTTGCAAGTATAATACAGAATGAGCATCCACAGGTAATAGCCCTTATACTCTCCCAGTTAAACCCTGTAAAAGCTGCAGATATTATACAGTACCTTCCAAAAAGGGTTGGTGTAACAAACATACAGGAAGAGGTTATAAAAAGGATAGCTGCCATTGAGAAGATATCAAGCGATATGATAAAGGTTGTTGCAGACACAATAGAGGAAGAGCTTTTAACGGTAGGCGCAGGAAAGGAGGAGACACTGAGTGGTGTTGATATTGCAGCTGAGATAGTTAACGTTCTTCCTAAGGAGCTCGGTCAGGAGATATTAGACGAAATAAGAAAAGAAAATCCAACACTTGCCGAAACTATAGAAGAGAAGATGTTCAAGTTTGAGGACATTGTTAAACTGGACAACAGGGCGATAATAGAGATACTTAAAGTTGTTGATAAGAACGATCTGCTTGTTGCACTGAAAGGAGCACCTCAGGAGATAATGGACAAATTCCTTTCAAATATGTCAAAAAGAGCTGCACAGATGTTTATGGAAGATATGGAAGTTTTAGGACCTATTAAGAAATCAGAAGTTGAGAAGGCAAGGAAGAAGATAATAGCAACCATAAAAGGTCTTATAGAGAAAGGGGTTATTGAGTACGGGGCCGGTGAAGAACTTATCTAG
- the flgG gene encoding flagellar basal-body rod protein FlgG, giving the protein MIRALWTSASGMGAQQTNLDVISNNIANVNTVGFKRSRANFEDLIYQDIKDPGVMSSNETRVPSGIQIGLGVKLSDVSKIFTQGSLIKTDKPLDIAIQGDGFFKIELPGGGEAYTRAGNFQIDNEGYIVTPNGYRLSPNIQISAPETLVSISISPNGKVYVVRNEGGQQTTEELTDIKLYKFINPAGLKAIGENLFKYTEASGEPIEGDPNTDGFGKLAQGFLEASNVNIVEEMVNLIVAQRAYEINSKGIITADEMLRTVGTLKS; this is encoded by the coding sequence ATGATAAGAGCTTTATGGACATCAGCTTCAGGAATGGGAGCACAGCAGACAAACCTTGATGTAATATCAAACAATATAGCCAATGTTAATACTGTAGGCTTCAAAAGAAGCAGGGCAAACTTTGAGGATCTTATCTATCAGGATATAAAAGATCCAGGTGTTATGAGCTCAAACGAGACGAGGGTTCCGTCAGGAATACAGATAGGTCTCGGTGTTAAACTTTCAGATGTTAGCAAGATATTCACACAGGGAAGCCTTATAAAGACAGACAAACCTCTTGATATAGCTATACAGGGAGATGGATTTTTCAAGATAGAACTTCCAGGAGGTGGAGAGGCTTACACAAGGGCAGGAAACTTCCAGATAGATAACGAAGGTTATATAGTGACACCAAACGGATACAGACTATCACCAAATATACAGATATCAGCACCTGAAACACTTGTAAGCATATCAATTAGTCCAAACGGTAAGGTTTATGTTGTGAGAAATGAAGGAGGTCAGCAGACAACAGAGGAGCTTACAGATATAAAACTTTACAAGTTTATAAACCCTGCAGGACTTAAAGCTATAGGTGAGAACCTTTTTAAGTACACTGAAGCTTCAGGTGAACCTATTGAGGGAGATCCTAACACAGATGGCTTTGGTAAGCTTGCACAGGGATTTTTAGAGGCTTCAAATGTGAATATAGTTGAGGAGATGGTAAATCTTATAGTTGCCCAGAGAGCCTACGAGATAAACTCAAAAGGTATCATAACAGCTGATGAGATGCTCAGAACTGTTGGAACGCTTAAAAGTTAG
- the fliN gene encoding flagellar motor switch protein FliN: protein MSEEEKKEQEEKEEEIDQEALAEEWAKMAESEKKEEEEEEVDQEKLAEEWAKMAEESEEEKEEEVDQEALAKEWEQMAEKKEEKPEEKPVERFEKPAGLEQEKLDLLMDIPLEVSVEIGSTHLPLEEILKLNPNNIVELDKFINQPVDLKVNGKLIAKGELYTVEDHFGIKITSIITVQERMKLLTEEQE from the coding sequence ATGAGTGAAGAAGAAAAGAAAGAGCAGGAAGAAAAAGAGGAAGAGATAGATCAGGAAGCCCTCGCCGAAGAATGGGCTAAGATGGCAGAGTCTGAGAAGAAGGAAGAAGAGGAAGAAGAGGTAGATCAGGAAAAGCTTGCTGAAGAGTGGGCCAAGATGGCTGAGGAGTCTGAGGAGGAAAAAGAGGAAGAGGTAGACCAGGAGGCCCTTGCAAAAGAATGGGAACAGATGGCAGAGAAAAAAGAGGAGAAGCCAGAAGAAAAACCGGTTGAAAGGTTTGAAAAGCCTGCAGGACTTGAGCAGGAAAAGTTAGATCTCTTAATGGATATACCCCTTGAGGTATCTGTTGAGATAGGAAGTACACACCTTCCACTTGAGGAGATACTTAAGCTAAACCCGAACAATATTGTTGAGCTTGACAAATTTATAAACCAGCCTGTTGATCTTAAGGTTAACGGAAAGCTTATAGCAAAAGGCGAGCTTTACACAGTTGAGGATCATTTCGGTATAAAAATAACAAGTATAATAACAGTTCAGGAAAGGATGAAACTTCTCACAGAAGAGCAGGAATAA
- the flgA gene encoding flagellar basal body P-ring formation chaperone FlgA, with amino-acid sequence MERLKVSIFLIILISLPALSKTEIRLKKEVELERDTVYLSDIADIKSDNRKFEEFLSGIKIHKLKKRKEKISRDFIKNVLKNNYIDLSRIVFTGADNTLLRKKIHRITQRSVEDEIRSFIKSRYRDLKIVSINIPKFSIETDGKLEREIREINSTGSYIYLSYRVFKDGVELKKLRISVKYRKLRRVIAAKRYIKKGEIITEEDIRFIKTDKNVRKPFTDIKDIVGSTAKIDISENDVITERMVIPDYKVKRKDYVKVIYSRNSIRIEIQGVALENGKLGDLIKVKNISSGKVLICKVIGKDTVLYTGGQQP; translated from the coding sequence TTGGAACGCTTAAAAGTTAGTATCTTTCTCATAATACTTATATCCCTTCCAGCATTAAGTAAAACGGAGATAAGACTCAAAAAAGAGGTTGAGTTAGAGAGGGATACAGTATACCTCTCAGATATAGCAGATATAAAGTCAGACAACAGGAAGTTTGAAGAGTTTCTCTCAGGTATAAAGATACACAAGTTAAAGAAGAGAAAGGAAAAGATCTCAAGGGATTTTATAAAAAATGTCCTTAAGAATAACTATATAGATCTCTCAAGGATTGTGTTCACAGGAGCTGACAACACATTACTCAGAAAGAAAATCCACAGGATAACACAGAGATCTGTAGAGGATGAGATAAGATCATTTATAAAAAGTAGATACAGAGATCTTAAGATCGTAAGTATAAACATACCAAAATTCAGTATAGAGACTGATGGAAAACTGGAGAGGGAGATCAGGGAGATAAACTCAACAGGATCATACATATACCTGAGCTACAGAGTTTTTAAAGACGGCGTTGAGCTAAAAAAGCTGAGGATATCTGTAAAGTACAGGAAGCTGAGAAGGGTTATAGCAGCCAAGAGGTATATAAAAAAAGGAGAGATTATAACAGAGGAAGATATCAGGTTTATAAAAACGGATAAAAATGTGAGAAAGCCCTTCACAGATATAAAAGATATAGTGGGATCAACAGCAAAGATTGATATATCTGAAAATGATGTTATCACTGAAAGAATGGTTATACCGGACTACAAGGTGAAAAGGAAGGATTATGTTAAAGTTATATACAGCCGAAACAGTATAAGAATAGAGATACAGGGAGTTGCCCTTGAAAATGGAAAGTTAGGAGATCTTATAAAGGTTAAAAATATATCTTCAGGGAAAGTGTTAATATGCAAGGTTATTGGAAAAGATACAGTTTTATATACAGGTGGACAGCAGCCTTAG
- a CDS encoding flagellar basal body L-ring protein FlgH, which produces MQGYWKRYSFIYRWTAALAFILLFSCAQKEKEVFKPFNPQPPEIIEDQVKPPAGSLYTGYGNLFSDDKAYQVGDIITIKVVENISGSGSANSSGSRDSSVDLDFPSPTIMGKQTPNKSPIAGLKAGSKNNFKGTGKTDRKAKLIATISARVVKVYPNGNLFIVGKKIVKINEDEQILKISGIVKPTYIEQDNSVLSDRISDMYVEYNGKGFIADNQKPGWLSRFLVKIWPF; this is translated from the coding sequence ATGCAAGGTTATTGGAAAAGATACAGTTTTATATACAGGTGGACAGCAGCCTTAGCTTTTATACTCTTATTTTCATGTGCCCAGAAGGAGAAGGAAGTTTTTAAACCGTTCAATCCACAGCCTCCGGAGATCATTGAAGATCAGGTAAAACCACCTGCCGGATCACTTTACACAGGATACGGAAATCTTTTTTCAGACGATAAGGCATACCAGGTTGGAGATATAATAACAATAAAGGTTGTGGAGAATATATCTGGATCAGGATCAGCAAACAGCTCAGGAAGCAGGGACAGTAGTGTTGATCTTGATTTTCCATCACCAACAATAATGGGAAAGCAGACTCCCAATAAATCACCTATAGCAGGTCTTAAAGCGGGATCAAAAAACAACTTTAAAGGAACAGGAAAGACTGACAGGAAGGCTAAACTTATAGCCACAATATCAGCAAGGGTTGTTAAGGTTTACCCAAACGGGAATCTTTTTATAGTGGGAAAGAAGATAGTGAAGATAAATGAGGATGAACAGATACTTAAGATATCAGGTATTGTAAAGCCAACATACATTGAGCAGGACAACTCTGTTCTTTCAGACAGAATATCCGATATGTACGTTGAGTACAACGGTAAAGGGTTTATAGCAGACAACCAGAAACCTGGATGGCTCTCAAGATTTCTCGTTAAAATCTGGCCTTTTTAG
- the fliM gene encoding flagellar motor switch protein FliM, whose translation MSDEFLSQEEIDALLGGGEEEKKEEVKSDIAPFDFSEVEHIKKGGLPGLEMIFERWIKIYRDDVRKITPRINMVWRENIYITRFNTFMLKIPLPSSYNIFTIRPLKENALLIIDSRLVFTIISVLFGGPAKPFKVEGREFTKLETKIVEDLVNSALKSFESVWNSIYPVVIELRSIELNPNLAKIVSPNEKVVVVECRMDIDGYEAPFYFCFPQSMFLPIKEIIYTQVSVSEDPIWKKNLDEKIRKLNLKLTMEIAKLQFKIRDILSWKEGSELDLGVTKDDIFRLYVEDRHKFNVKLGKVNNKYAAMIVEPVYEEEKESENE comes from the coding sequence TTGTCGGACGAGTTTCTCTCCCAGGAAGAGATAGATGCTTTATTAGGTGGTGGTGAAGAGGAGAAAAAGGAAGAGGTAAAGTCTGACATAGCCCCTTTTGATTTTTCTGAGGTTGAACATATTAAAAAAGGCGGTCTTCCCGGTCTTGAGATGATATTTGAAAGATGGATAAAGATATACAGGGATGATGTACGTAAGATAACTCCAAGGATAAATATGGTATGGAGGGAGAATATATACATAACAAGATTTAACACATTTATGCTGAAAATCCCTCTCCCATCAAGTTACAACATATTCACAATAAGACCTCTAAAGGAAAACGCCCTTTTAATAATAGACTCAAGACTTGTTTTTACAATAATAAGTGTCCTCTTTGGAGGACCGGCAAAACCATTCAAGGTAGAGGGAAGGGAGTTCACAAAGTTAGAGACAAAGATCGTTGAGGATCTTGTAAACTCAGCTCTTAAATCTTTTGAGTCTGTCTGGAACAGTATATACCCTGTTGTTATTGAGCTGAGATCAATTGAGTTAAACCCAAACCTTGCAAAGATAGTCTCCCCAAATGAGAAGGTTGTTGTTGTTGAGTGTAGAATGGATATAGATGGTTATGAGGCACCATTTTACTTCTGTTTCCCTCAAAGTATGTTCCTGCCTATAAAAGAGATCATTTACACACAGGTTTCTGTGTCTGAAGATCCTATATGGAAAAAGAATCTGGATGAGAAGATAAGAAAGCTGAACCTTAAGCTTACTATGGAGATAGCAAAGTTACAGTTTAAGATAAGGGATATACTCAGCTGGAAGGAAGGATCGGAGTTAGATCTTGGTGTAACAAAGGATGATATATTCAGGTTATATGTTGAGGACAGACACAAATTTAATGTAAAACTTGGTAAGGTAAACAATAAATATGCTGCAATGATCGTAGAACCAGTTTACGAGGAGGAAAAGGAGTCAGAAAATGAGTGA
- the flhF gene encoding flagellar biosynthesis protein FlhF — protein sequence MEIKIYEGYNLEELIQKAKEELGEDIKIVHYETITERRWFLFGSKKRYKLFVEMPEIEEPVVQFEDIFEKIEEIIDKKIQQTLPKVNSPSPVIQNPEKSQQLVSEQFSEFTGEALELINQLLNRDVLPDVAKKLVKEGCGLDIDTNRWDLNTLTSKEALIKGIRKYIKFTGPFDQEKEGLKILTFVGPTGVGKTTNLFKIASHFVINQKMKVAVISTDTFKVGATQQARIYANILNIPFYSASESKKLKSTVSELENYDFILIDTVGRSHYDYWRLGEIKEILGDLSENMHIVLTVSCNFKNEDAFEVVNRYSSFFDIDSLLFTKIDETSKPGLLLNLPVETKIPVSYISTGQRVPEDIKILKPENITSYILGD from the coding sequence ATGGAGATTAAAATTTACGAGGGTTACAATCTTGAAGAGCTTATCCAGAAAGCAAAAGAGGAGCTTGGAGAGGATATAAAGATAGTTCATTATGAGACAATAACAGAGAGAAGATGGTTTCTATTCGGGAGTAAAAAAAGATACAAGCTGTTTGTTGAGATGCCTGAGATTGAAGAGCCCGTTGTCCAGTTTGAAGATATCTTTGAGAAGATAGAAGAGATAATAGATAAAAAGATACAGCAGACATTACCTAAGGTAAACAGCCCAAGCCCTGTAATACAGAATCCAGAAAAAAGTCAGCAGTTAGTATCTGAACAGTTCAGCGAGTTTACAGGTGAGGCTTTAGAGCTTATAAACCAGCTTCTAAACAGGGATGTTCTTCCAGACGTAGCGAAGAAGCTTGTTAAGGAAGGGTGTGGTCTTGATATTGACACAAACAGATGGGATCTAAACACATTAACATCAAAAGAAGCTCTAATAAAAGGGATAAGAAAGTATATAAAATTCACAGGACCTTTTGATCAGGAAAAAGAAGGACTAAAGATACTAACATTTGTTGGTCCTACAGGTGTGGGGAAAACAACAAACCTTTTCAAGATAGCATCCCATTTCGTTATAAACCAGAAGATGAAGGTCGCCGTTATTAGTACAGACACATTCAAGGTAGGTGCAACACAGCAGGCGAGAATTTATGCAAACATACTTAATATCCCATTCTACTCAGCATCTGAATCAAAGAAACTGAAATCAACTGTATCGGAGCTTGAGAACTACGATTTCATCCTTATAGATACAGTAGGAAGAAGCCATTACGACTACTGGAGGCTTGGTGAGATAAAGGAGATACTTGGAGATCTGAGCGAGAATATGCATATAGTCCTGACTGTAAGCTGTAATTTCAAGAATGAGGATGCATTTGAGGTTGTAAACAGATACTCATCATTCTTTGATATAGACAGCCTACTATTTACAAAGATAGATGAGACATCAAAACCAGGTCTTCTCTTAAATCTTCCTGTTGAAACAAAGATACCTGTTTCCTACATAAGCACAGGCCAGAGGGTTCCGGAAGATATAAAGATATTAAAACCTGAGAATATTACATCTTACATACTTGGCGATTAA
- a CDS encoding flagellar basal body P-ring protein FlgI, translating into MLRSLIILLLIVDIAFAVNRVKIGNEVEVVGVRQNYLTGYGIVVGLKGTGDGTTSRFTLISIANMLKKMGIYVDPRQVRTKNAAAVIVTASMPPFAKNGMRFDVTVSSLGDAKSLENGVLIRTPLMGPDGKIYAFAQGPVSLGGGFSESNKGGRVTKNFPTTGVVLNGGIIERDLPFSFESMKDLTLTLKIPDFTKATKIQNAINRHFGKQLAKAIDATTVKVKFPEGIDPVEFTSQIMNLEIESDNEPTVVIYERTGTVIMSGDIKIDTPIYVSHGNIYVSVLKTPVVSQPPPLSGGETVTAEKVETTVVEEEGRIFSIQSPSLKDLVQALNDLGVSPRDLIAIIQAIKNAGKLHAKIIIM; encoded by the coding sequence ATGCTGAGATCACTTATCATCCTGCTTTTGATTGTAGATATAGCATTTGCGGTAAACAGGGTTAAGATAGGAAACGAGGTTGAGGTTGTTGGTGTTAGACAGAACTACCTTACAGGATACGGTATAGTTGTTGGGCTGAAAGGAACTGGAGATGGAACAACGAGCAGATTTACACTTATAAGTATAGCAAACATGCTTAAAAAGATGGGAATATATGTTGATCCAAGACAGGTAAGAACTAAAAATGCCGCTGCTGTTATTGTTACAGCATCAATGCCACCATTTGCAAAAAACGGTATGAGATTTGATGTTACAGTCTCCTCACTTGGTGATGCAAAAAGCCTTGAAAATGGTGTTCTTATAAGAACACCTCTTATGGGTCCTGATGGAAAGATATACGCTTTTGCACAGGGACCTGTATCGCTTGGAGGAGGTTTTTCAGAATCAAACAAAGGGGGAAGGGTTACAAAGAACTTCCCAACAACAGGTGTTGTTCTAAACGGTGGAATAATTGAAAGGGATCTTCCCTTCAGCTTTGAAAGTATGAAGGATCTAACATTAACATTAAAGATTCCTGACTTTACAAAGGCAACAAAGATACAGAACGCTATAAACAGACATTTTGGAAAACAGCTTGCGAAAGCTATAGATGCAACAACAGTAAAGGTAAAATTCCCTGAAGGGATAGATCCTGTCGAGTTCACATCACAGATAATGAACCTTGAGATAGAGTCTGATAATGAACCAACAGTTGTTATATACGAGAGAACAGGAACTGTTATAATGAGCGGGGATATAAAGATAGACACACCTATATACGTCTCTCACGGGAATATATACGTATCCGTTCTTAAAACACCTGTAGTATCACAGCCGCCTCCACTATCAGGTGGTGAGACTGTAACTGCTGAGAAGGTTGAGACAACAGTTGTAGAGGAAGAAGGGAGGATATTCTCCATACAGAGCCCTTCACTTAAGGATCTTGTTCAGGCTTTAAACGACCTTGGTGTGTCCCCAAGGGATCTTATAGCCATAATTCAGGCTATAAAAAATGCGGGAAAACTACACGCAAAGATAATAATTATGTAA
- a CDS encoding rod-binding protein, whose amino-acid sequence MEEIKIRPYWDIKDISQIKSKEEIAKEFEAIFVRMLMKEFRKSIPEGLFSSFSSKMYLDMFDMQISEAVASSDQLGIKSYILEAIKSYEKYSTEE is encoded by the coding sequence ATGGAAGAGATAAAGATAAGACCGTACTGGGATATTAAGGATATATCACAGATAAAAAGTAAAGAAGAGATAGCCAAGGAGTTTGAGGCTATATTTGTAAGAATGCTGATGAAGGAGTTCAGAAAATCCATTCCTGAAGGTCTCTTCTCATCATTCTCATCAAAGATGTATCTTGATATGTTTGATATGCAGATATCTGAAGCTGTCGCTTCATCTGATCAGCTTGGTATAAAATCTTATATACTTGAAGCTATAAAAAGTTACGAAAAATACTCAACTGAGGAATAG
- a CDS encoding flagellar hook-basal body protein: protein MAINFQPIYILASGGARAIEQLDTTSNNLANVNTPGFKKLLMREMSQTIPENKGNKKHLFVFPRFQDTPVILSQGALKKTDNPLDIAIFGSGFFTIETGQGVFLTRSGHFLLNSDGYIVDPNGNYLLDREGKRIKLEESSGITVNQNGEIFQKGKKVARINIVNYENIRHIGHSYYQGEGQEVPADYSLKQGFLEQSNTNGIEAMIELINAQRRFEIYGNLMRSLDAMEQKSNEIGKA, encoded by the coding sequence ATGGCTATAAACTTCCAACCTATATACATCTTAGCATCAGGCGGGGCAAGGGCTATAGAACAGCTTGATACAACATCAAACAATCTTGCGAATGTTAACACCCCGGGATTTAAAAAACTTTTAATGAGGGAGATGAGCCAGACAATCCCTGAAAATAAAGGAAACAAAAAGCATCTCTTTGTATTTCCAAGATTTCAGGACACACCTGTTATACTGTCACAGGGTGCCTTAAAAAAGACTGACAACCCACTTGATATAGCCATATTTGGATCTGGATTTTTCACCATTGAAACAGGACAGGGCGTTTTTCTAACGAGAAGCGGACATTTTCTTTTAAACAGTGATGGGTATATAGTTGATCCTAACGGGAACTACCTTTTAGACAGAGAAGGGAAAAGGATAAAACTGGAGGAAAGCTCAGGTATAACAGTAAACCAGAATGGTGAGATATTCCAGAAAGGTAAAAAGGTAGCCCGGATAAATATCGTTAATTACGAGAATATAAGACATATAGGACATTCTTACTATCAGGGTGAAGGTCAGGAGGTACCTGCCGATTACTCCCTGAAACAGGGATTTTTAGAGCAGTCAAACACAAACGGCATTGAGGCTATGATAGAACTTATAAATGCACAGAGAAGATTTGAGATTTATGGAAATCTTATGAGAAGCCTTGATGCGATGGAACAAAAAAGTAATGAGATAGGAAAAGCCTAA